Sequence from the Diorhabda carinulata isolate Delta chromosome 5, icDioCari1.1, whole genome shotgun sequence genome:
AGCATAGAAAATGAATATCCTTCCTTTTAACCAATccacattttgaaataaacttttttataattgttaaataacttaaataatgagaactttgtttttattagtctTCCATTACAAAACAAGAATCCCAGCTGTTTCCGCCATATTGTAATCGAAACATTAACGCTACCGTGGCGGTATCTTGTACTAATTCAATATTATGGCACTTTTAAAGTAAGAAACGAACaataaatgccaaaaataacaTTACGAATattcacaatttcaaaattcaattcttattaataataaataatggatATTGAGAATCAAAAGAAACgtgaaatatatacagggtggtatACTTAAAGTTGTATGATATACATACCTCTAACAATTTCCTTCAAGCATACGTTCTTCATTCTTCTATTTCTCGCATCGTTTTCATCGCAAACCTCCAACATGGGCCTGCTATTATAATCATTTCTCAAACCGGTATTGTAAACCGGATTGTAATTTTGATCGTACTGTCTGTTATAGTTAGGATCGTATTGTCTATTATAATTAGGATCGTATTGTCTATTGTAATTATTATCGATTTGTCGTTGATTGTATGATTGTGAATTATACGACGAACTAGATCTATACGTAGTAACGTCGTTGAACGGATCCGAACACGTGTGATCTATATCGCTCGAACATTTCCAGCATTGTAAAGTAGCAGCTGAAACGAACGCAGATAAATGAAACGATAAATGTGAAAAGAATAGAATCAAgcactttttgtgattttctatCTCTATCGCACATATActtaatttctatatttcttctcatttttgTCAATGACGTTTTGCTTAGTGAATTTtgattggaaattattttagaaatatatataaatattttggtgATTATCTCATGGTCGGAATTCCTTTTAGGTATCATAATTTGCACACTGCATCGCAATACACAATGTAAATATGGTAACCTATAATTCaccataaatattattatggtTTGTTTGTTACTACGCACTAATATAGATAAACAAAATGTCTACCGATAGAATTAATAGAATTTGTTTCTTTGACatgaatataaatttcattatttactttcgaatattcataataaaatcaatttaaacgAAAAAACATCAGCTAATAtctcaattatataaaatttatattcaatatttatctaacaataaaaaatatttccaaggTCAAATGTTACTAAATGAACTATTTCTAACGTAAActcaataaaataagaaaaatgttagtAATCAAATTATTGTACGTGATGATCTAACTATGAAGTGACACACCTAGTTACCATTCCCGAAAATTAGCTTATGAATCAGTTAATTAATTACACATTACCATAATAATCGTTATAGTCCAGTCGATAAATTTAAAAAGCACGCCAAAAGAGATTTCCGTAATTAATTTGACGGAACTGTAGTCTAAAGTtatgttcttggtagctgcattGTCAGAACTAGTTCAGGGTGTACTCTAAAGTGCTAGTTTTGCTGTTCTTAGTAGCAGGGGAAGAAAACTATTTCGCCCAGTTTACTGTACAGATTGCACTGGATCTAGAGTCAGTTCAGCGAGTGCAGTGCAATAAGTGTAATCTTGGAACGATTACATTACGTCTTCGTCATCGGAcgaatttaaaatatcaaaaagtactaaatcgtttttcattattgttaatactacaaggcctgaatcacatcaaataacctcaaatacaacaatcaacaaatgctcCATTGCTCTCTGCACTACATCGTTCTTTATATCcgatcgaactaattctatacactcataACTGGCCTGCACTGTCCAGTTCCAGTGCAACTACAAAGAACAAACCTTATATTAATGTTTGTAGGTCAATGACACGTCATCAAATATGGCTGATATAAGTAgtaatgtttaatatttaattgggaaaaaagtattaatttctgttaataaataaaGGAATTACAATAAGTAGAATtataaaaagttggaaaaacacaatttataagaggaatttcattgttttttgcGGTTAAAACGAATAACAAGCTACTTCATGCTTGACCTTGACGATACTGAACATTACATAATAATCTCTCACCtctgttattattattgtttcaaatataaatacgtaaaattttattactcataCTAATTTGAACGTTTATGCGTAATATAGactaattttgtttaaattatttattttttaacttagatctctcataatataaataatacaaataaagaaaaccATTTAGcagtttccaaattttcttattcaatatttaaaggGACTTTATCTTTTCAATAAGTTTTGTTTAATAAGAATCGATGAATAATTCATGAGAGTTACGAAAATATTTCTACTATAACCGGTTTTAATGAACCTACACACGCTGGCCATATATTTTGCATACAATGCTGATCTGAAGAAAGAAACGATGAATATGTTCACAtcgttaaatataaataattaattattgttatcaattttttgtgtaataaagaattatttatcatataaattgTATAGCGTGCTGCCtaacttttataatttcagGGGCTTTAATAATTGCCAgttaaatgttgccaaattTCGTGTTTTTACTAAGATTTGATACATTCTATAGTTTtaattgatgcaaaaaaatcaaatattactacgaaatcattattttaaaaaatatcctCGTTTAAAGCTAATGTGTAAAAGGCAGAAAATAAGATTGCACAACTCATACCTACACGTTAGTTACATACACTGCCAAGGTTAACGTAATTGCTTTAATTCGAGTAATTTCATAAGCAATTAAtgtctttaatttttataataacccaacgacgtattttatttttctagaatttaAGTGCTTTCCATAAACAAAatgattgaattaaatatttcaggGGATTTGACATTCctaaaaaattgcaatttgaCTAAAATTATCTGTAAATTTAACGAAGTGTCTAGTCGTCCGTCTAACGgataaataacttaaattaGTCGTCTGCGTGAAGGGTCGAAAAAATTAAGAGATGTAAATATTGCAaattagatttgaataaaactgTTGATAATGACACCGATAAAGTtaagatttaaaaattcaaagttaGTTACggatgttattattttttggaaatatttataatttaattagggtcaattatttataatctctCATCAGAAATAATACTTAGTTCTTGTTGACTATGTTAATGCctgtaaatttcatttataagttagtttaggttaggttattcaAACGATTAAGTTATAATTATTCATCCGTATAGCGGACGACTAGCAGAGGCCAATTTTTTGTTCCACGAGATGAGTTCTTGGGACATCCAGTATGATATTACATTGAAATAACCAATTTCCTTCATTTGTAATTCAAAGAAATTAGTTAACAATTGATTTTTGATTACAAATTTAATTCTGCGTGATTTACTTGGAaatctataattaatttttaaataactttaacaTCTTTTTATACCATGTATACAAACAATGGAGTACATACATACAACTTTcggtaaataaaaattctctgaAATCGAGATATATACTTtactaaaaaaaagtaaaagaaaacaGCACGTGATCATATTATTAGCAGGTGGACAACAGGGTCCTTATTGGCCGGAGAAGGAAGCTCGTTTATAATCACTGTATTGATTTAAGAAGTGTTGGATTACCCCTGtttactaataaataattatatattgcAAATACAGAGAAATTTGCCAAATGTTACTGcacgtgaaaaaaatatttaagtcATTTTAAATGTGTGCAACAAAGACAGCGAATAAAACCAGAAATGCTGTTGATGATAAGTTGTTTTTGAAGGTGTCGTGTGAAATACggaatttctgtatttttctaataaaacaataaaaaaaaacggatatactaaatattatttacatatatgCAATCAAAAAGTTTATACTAAtcgataaaaattgttaaattgataaaattgtggAATGTGGAATCTTACCTTTATGGAAAACGAAAACAAACAACACAGTACCAAGTACGAACTTCATGTTTAAAACACAAAATCCAAACAAATCAGTGTCACGATGAAAGCGCGAAAGTGATACCAAATTAAATTGAGATTGCGTGTAACTTAACCTACTTCTGCTAACGGCGAATTTGAATGGTACCTTAGAAAAGATTGgatgtttctttttgttttcctcCCACCTTTCAAAACGAGTTGAGGCTGAGAAACAAGGTGAATCCagaaacaaaaagaattttatagTAAGTAATACGTTAGGGTCGTTGTTTTAAAgagctattaaaaaaaaaaaacgaaattatatGAAGAACATAAATAGATATAATTGTTAACATAAATTTGTTTCGTTCTTTGTAAAATCATCATTtaatattattccaaatttaACGATTCGTTTTCTACATTTTTGAGTCTATAAGATGTTATTAAAGATGGGCCTTTCCACCTGTCAGTTATAAAATAACTGCAATATTCATTAAGTATTATTTGacgaaataattcaaataatgagtGGTTAGGTTTGCTTAGGAATTTGAATGGTACCTTAGAAAAGATTGGATGTTATTATATGAAGAACATAAATAGATATCAATAATTCATAACATAAATTTCTGTTAAGTTCTTTGTAAAAtcatcatttaatatttttcaaaatttaacgaTTCGTTCTCTACATTTTTGAGTCTATAAGATGTTGTTAGGCATTGTATAGAGATGGGCCTTTCCACCTGTCAGTTATAAAATAACTGCAATATTCATTAAGTATTATTTGacgaaataattcaaataatgagtGGTTAGGTTTGCTTAGGAATTTGAATGGTACCTTAGAAAAGATTGGATGTTATTATATGAAGAACATAAATAGATATCAATAATTCATAACATAAATTTCTGTTAAGTTCTTTGTAAAAtcatcatttaatatttttctaaatttaacgATTCGTTCTCTATATTTTTGAGAGTATAAGATGTTATTATGCATTGTATAGAGATGGGCTTTTCCACCTGTCAGTTATAAAATAACTGTAATATTCATTAAGTATTATTTGACGAAATAATTCAACTAATGAATGGTTAAATCTGTTTATAGGTTTTTAATTGACTTTACACTATATACTAAGTGCACTGTGATTCTATTAATCTTTTGTTAGTAACCCCAAATAATTCCCATCATACAGTAACTTAAccttcaaagaaaaattatagttCGTGTTACAACTACTCGTGTTGACCTTTATTCGTCAATTACACACCTGATAaggttataataaaaaagaatcaatAGAATTTCCACATATTTACTAAAAAAGTTataacgaaaattaaaaaataaatttttaaaattgaccTACATTTGCTTAATTTGTGttcttgaaataattaaaaaatattatgtatttcactttttgtttgtctcataaaatggttttattagACTAGGCAAGGCTATTTAATATGAGTATTACTCTGATTtgtttagaaaaactaattgaataaataattgttataataaaaataatttcgttaaaCGCTGCATGTGCGTCAGAAtctatttacaatttaaattcaatacCTATACACACTATATAACTAATAGATGGCGATACAAACATAAAGGTAACTTCAAAAATGTTAAGTTATAACGACGTTTGGTTTGAAGAAATAGATTCGTTTATtttaagaacaataaaaaaaatattgatttttcttatatactgaaacaattagaattaataaaattgaacaatatttcaatatccaAAATTTACATGGGAAATTATATTCCAAACGTTGGTAACCATGTTATTGCGGTGTTGTAAGATTCATTATTGTAAAAATCAGGAAGTTGTgtcaaaatttcttgtttttgttatttgaagtttaaaaatgttcaattttttatacaaatgatATAtacctaattatttttataattatttaaaaagaaatatctaaaattaCATCGCGCTGTGTAAGCCTTTAACAAGCTATTCCAATATGTTGGTATatctaataatatattattagagAGAACGAAATCACGTTATACCCCTAATTCCGATTACTTTTTTAAGagattaattatattcataatgttctaaacatttaaaaaaaatgtttactaaaaaaattaggtTATATTTTATGCGAAATTAATTACAACGTGGCAACGGTGTAAAACGTCAGCTTTGTTCGAGGGTGTAATTCATAACCACGAATTGGTTGTTCGTAAAGTATCGTTTATGGTTCGGTTACTTATGAATTCGGATCGACCAATTTTCGGCTGCTTAAGCGCAATAGCAAAAAAGTAGTACCGTGAACAAACATGCTTAATTTAAATCACTATCAATCATCGAAATCAATAATCGCGATCCAGATTGATATGGTACGATTTTGGTTTATATAAAGGatcacaaaataatttgaaatttttatcgcCATCACGTCAACActgtttataaatgttttttattcatcCTGAAGTAGTTTTTGTAGTTATCTTCATCAGttaattgtatttattcaatgaaattgaaattcctCAAAAGCTTAAACTTTTTGTTGGTTCAAACAACACGTGTTCACGCGGCTTTTATGACACATAGATTGACGAAATCAAAGCTGAATAAATGATCAGTCAATCAGTGATTGTGATCTGAATTGAACGTATACAGGCCACCATAGCTAAATTTAATTAGCTGTTTATGTACCTAGTTCAGAGTCCAtgattttttaggttagaagacatttaacacaaaaatatcaaaagtattCAATACTAAGTCAAATGGTTTGTTATATTGTTAAACATATGGCGAAATATATATCAGTGGTACTGGTGATTAAATAGCGAGATTAGGCTGTTAGTTATGGTTTGTTTAGGACATTTGTGATTCATAACTGATGCTTTAGTGATTCTCGTAAATATGATCATAACCTTTAGTCTTTTGTTATTGGTTAATATCCGACGTTGCCAAGTTTTTAAACGCAGTTATTTCTacacgaaaaaaatgttttattcggATGATTGGTTAAAGGAATTaattaaaacacaaataatACATCAAATGGTTTTATATCAATCTACACAGCTTTGTTTACATTCATACGCTTAATAAAAAATGCAAGTACAATTTCAGAGAGGAGACATAGATAAATGGAGATTTGTCTTCAAAAAACCAGCATCTAATTTAAGTACCAGTACCAAGCGCATTCTACTGCGATTTCTTTTTGTAGAATTATGGCAGTGTCATAattcttgaaacaaaaaattttattaaaaccaaTTCAGgaaagtattattattattattaagtaatTTTTGCCAGTTTTCTCAAGACCTATCAAGTGATGTTAAACGCCGAATAGTCACACCAAAACCTGATATAGATTGTCGATTATTTATGACTATATATATACAGGATAcaacaaaaatgtgaaaataaatcaTTGATTCTCATAATTGTCATCGGTgtgtatttaaattaaaaggaaaattgatttcttcaaagtctatttgagaaattgaattgaagttttttgttttgaaattttcaatttttttaactgaaaaattgttAGGTTAtgagtaaaattttaaataattcaaatttcatataacttcaaacataaataaaaaagggtgatcaattaattatgtaaaaatgatttcatttcgATTATTTTGCCCCCCCTAGCTAGAAATCACATATTGTTTTTCCCACCGTCCTCCCAAGATAAAGCACGTtaagattttaataaattacttttctttgagtaataaataaataaataaatttattataatttttggtggaaAAAATTTAGGggataatagaaaaatgtatattttggtggaaaaatttaagGCATCACGTTGTTTTGGAGTGTATGTGACAAAATTGGTTATTTTGGTGGAAAAAATTAGGAGCTAGCGAGTTTtgggaatgaaaataaaatgatggttttggtggaaaaaattgaaggcTTAGATTGagaaaatgcatatttttggagggaaaaatttgagataatagaaaaatgtatattttggtGGAAAAAAATGAAGGCATCACGTTGTTTGGGGGGTGTATGGAAAAGGAATGAAAATTTTGGTGGAAAAAATTACGGATTAGCGAGTTGCAAATAAAACGATGCCTGTTTTGGtggagaaaatagaaaaatgtgtattttgGTTGAAAAATAAAGGCATTATGTTGTTTTGGGgtgtatgtgaaaaaattggatattttggtggaaaaaattgaagtataaaGCGATAAAtgattggaaattggaaaaaattgattggcaagttttgtagaaaaaaatttgtctcaggAGCTTTTGAGTAGTAAAGGgctataaataaagaaatagcaattttagtcaaaaaaaaaaatgaagaaataagcgAAATATG
This genomic interval carries:
- the LOC130894108 gene encoding uncharacterized protein LOC130894108; protein product: MKFVLGTVLFVFVFHKAATLQCWKCSSDIDHTCSDPFNDVTTYRSSSSYNSQSYNQRQIDNNYNRQYDPNYNRQYDPNYNRQYDQNYNPVYNTGLRNDYNSRPMLEVCDENDARNRRMKNVCLKEIVRGSNYVSVVRRCELVPYEQKVGTCSQSVNRGLTLDFCEYCDYDGCNSANGIKTNILIATTIAFLVLFLHF